Proteins encoded by one window of Candidatus Schekmanbacteria bacterium RIFCSPLOWO2_02_FULL_38_14:
- a CDS encoding crotonobetainyl-CoA--carnitine CoA-transferase, whose product MKTEKHDAIILSNSDEKAVLKQFVEQLKSAPLPDDELLPNLGLFLTSKNLSRILFFYEIYKKIIHTHGIVVEFGVRWGQTLSIMSALRGVFEPFNRHRKIVGFDTFEGFRGMSEKDGELCKCKDGSFSVAHGYEDYLGKVLYMQEQLNPMSHLKRYEIVKGDIRETLPEYFKKHPETIISLAVLDFDIYAPTKVALEAIKPYLCKGSILVFDELCDDIFPGETIALKEVLGLNNVRIQRLPMTSRVSYLKIE is encoded by the coding sequence ATGAAAACAGAAAAACACGATGCAATAATTTTATCCAACTCGGATGAGAAGGCAGTTTTAAAACAGTTTGTAGAACAACTTAAGTCTGCTCCGCTTCCTGATGATGAACTGTTGCCTAACCTGGGATTGTTTCTGACATCTAAGAATCTGTCAAGAATACTATTCTTTTATGAAATTTATAAAAAGATTATCCATACTCATGGTATAGTTGTAGAATTTGGAGTCAGATGGGGTCAGACATTATCAATCATGTCTGCTTTGAGGGGGGTGTTCGAGCCATTTAACAGGCATAGGAAAATTGTGGGTTTTGATACATTTGAGGGTTTTAGAGGAATGTCTGAAAAGGATGGTGAACTTTGCAAATGTAAGGACGGTTCTTTTTCGGTAGCGCATGGTTATGAAGATTACCTCGGTAAAGTTTTATACATGCAAGAACAGTTGAACCCGATGTCTCATTTAAAGAGATATGAAATTGTAAAGGGAGATATTAGAGAAACTCTACCAGAATATTTTAAGAAACACCCGGAAACTATCATTTCTTTGGCCGTTCTGGACTTTGATATCTATGCACCTACCAAAGTTGCATTGGAAGCCATTAAACCCTATTTGTGCAAAGGGAGCATTCTTGTGTTTGATGAATTATGTGATGATATCTTTCCTGGAGAGACAATAGCACTTAAAGAGGTGTTAGGATTAAATAACGTGAGAATTCAAAGACTTCCAATGACTTCAAGAGTATCGTACTTGAAAATAGAATGA
- a CDS encoding GDP-mannose 4,6-dehydratase → MKILITGITGFVGSHLAEYILNLNENHEVYGLCRWRSPKDNLEKIYNKVTPLEADLCDLGALIRHLKVVQPEVIFHLAAQSYVLTSFNSPVHTLWVNVIGTTNLLEAVRITEINPVVHICSSSEVYGQVNEADVPIKETCPFKPASPYAVSKVGEDMIAFQYFVSYGIKNIRTRMFTHTGPRRGDVFAMSSFAKQVAAAELGLSKPVVYVGNLKSVRTFCDVRDAVRAYWILINRCKPGEVYNIGGDRTMMIGEALDILLSLSKVRIEVKVNSKLLRPSDVTLQIPCIDKFKNETGWKPEIPFEKTLQDMLVYWKEELSRCPWKALTIEK, encoded by the coding sequence ATGAAAATATTGATTACAGGAATAACAGGTTTTGTGGGGAGTCATCTTGCAGAATATATACTTAATCTAAATGAAAATCATGAAGTCTATGGATTATGCAGGTGGAGAAGCCCAAAGGATAATCTTGAAAAAATATACAATAAAGTAACTCCACTTGAGGCTGATCTTTGTGATTTGGGCGCTCTGATTCGACATCTTAAGGTTGTTCAACCTGAGGTTATTTTTCATTTAGCGGCGCAGAGTTATGTTTTGACCAGTTTTAACTCTCCTGTTCACACTCTATGGGTGAACGTTATAGGGACAACAAATCTGCTCGAGGCCGTTAGGATAACGGAAATTAATCCAGTTGTTCATATATGTTCGTCTTCAGAAGTCTATGGCCAGGTAAATGAGGCAGATGTTCCAATTAAAGAAACATGCCCGTTTAAGCCGGCTTCGCCATATGCAGTAAGCAAAGTCGGAGAAGATATGATAGCCTTTCAGTACTTTGTATCTTACGGAATTAAAAATATACGCACTAGAATGTTTACTCATACAGGGCCAAGGAGAGGTGATGTTTTTGCCATGTCGTCATTTGCCAAGCAGGTTGCAGCTGCTGAATTAGGACTTAGCAAACCGGTTGTATATGTTGGGAACTTAAAATCCGTGAGAACTTTCTGTGACGTGAGAGATGCGGTGAGGGCATATTGGATTTTAATAAACAGGTGTAAGCCCGGTGAGGTCTATAATATAGGCGGTGATAGGACAATGATGATTGGGGAGGCTTTGGATATTTTATTGTCACTTTCTAAGGTAAGGATTGAGGTTAAGGTTAACTCCAAACTGTTGAGGCCTTCTGATGTGACATTGCAGATACCTTGTATAGACAAATTCAAAAATGAAACAGGATGGAAGCCGGAAATACCTTTTGAAAAAACCCTCCAAGATATGTTGGTGTATTGGAAAGAGGAGTTGTCTCGTTGTCCATGGAAAGCACTAACGATTGAAAAATAG
- a CDS encoding B12-binding domain-containing radical SAM protein gives MRILLVAYDNDSYISVFPLGLAYIASVCRNAGHEVKIYNQDVYHWPESHLLNLLNREYFDVIGVGVIGGYYQYRKLLKISEAINKAKNRPFFIIGGHGPSPEPEYFLKKTRADVVVIGEGEITIIELLETLKEKKELCSVHGIAFLKNGKCIQTPRRALIPNIDEIPFPAWDLFPIDHYALLREANIKNSERCMLLLSGRGCTFKCNFCYRMDKGHRVRSTDSIIEEIQILKKDYHISYIDFQDELLMSSVQRTVELCESFIKSKLKFKWFCNGRLNYARPDVLRLMKEAGCVFINYGIESLDEKALHTMKKGLMVKQIISSIENTLAAGISPGFNIIFGNIGETAESLKLGVDFLLKYDDHAQMRTIRPVTPYPGSPLYYYAIEKGLLKDCEDFYENKHINSDLLSVNFTNLSDDEFYMLLYEANKVLIENYFLYQKCNAIENAKKLYFECDASFRGFRQT, from the coding sequence ATGCGAATTCTGTTAGTAGCATATGATAATGATTCTTATATTTCAGTTTTTCCCCTTGGATTAGCATACATTGCGTCCGTATGCAGAAATGCAGGGCATGAAGTTAAAATTTATAACCAAGATGTTTATCATTGGCCAGAATCACATTTACTTAATTTATTGAACAGGGAGTATTTTGATGTAATCGGCGTAGGTGTTATAGGAGGCTATTATCAATACAGAAAGTTATTAAAAATATCAGAAGCTATTAATAAAGCAAAAAATAGGCCCTTTTTTATAATAGGAGGGCATGGTCCATCGCCAGAACCTGAGTATTTCTTAAAAAAAACACGAGCTGATGTAGTAGTAATCGGAGAAGGCGAAATTACAATAATAGAACTATTAGAAACTTTAAAAGAAAAAAAAGAATTGTGTTCTGTTCATGGCATTGCATTTTTGAAAAATGGAAAATGTATTCAGACACCAAGACGTGCACTTATACCAAATATTGATGAAATTCCTTTTCCCGCATGGGATTTATTTCCTATTGATCATTATGCTTTGTTAAGAGAAGCCAATATTAAAAACAGCGAACGTTGTATGCTTCTATTATCAGGGAGAGGGTGTACTTTTAAATGTAATTTTTGTTACAGGATGGATAAAGGCCATAGAGTCCGGTCCACAGATAGCATTATAGAAGAAATACAAATTTTGAAGAAAGACTATCATATTTCTTATATTGATTTCCAGGACGAGCTTTTAATGAGCTCCGTTCAGAGAACAGTTGAATTATGTGAAAGTTTTATTAAGTCAAAACTTAAATTTAAATGGTTTTGTAACGGCAGATTAAATTATGCAAGACCTGATGTTCTTAGATTAATGAAAGAAGCAGGATGTGTTTTCATTAATTATGGTATTGAGTCGCTGGATGAAAAAGCCCTTCATACAATGAAAAAGGGGCTTATGGTTAAGCAAATCATCAGTAGCATAGAAAATACTTTAGCTGCTGGTATAAGCCCAGGGTTTAATATTATATTCGGCAATATTGGAGAAACCGCAGAATCGTTAAAACTTGGTGTTGATTTCCTGCTTAAGTATGATGACCATGCTCAAATGAGAACAATAAGACCTGTTACACCATATCCAGGCTCCCCACTATATTATTATGCTATAGAGAAAGGTTTGCTGAAAGATTGTGAAGATTTTTATGAGAATAAACATATTAATTCAGATTTATTGTCAGTTAATTTTACAAACCTAAGTGATGATGAATTTTATATGCTTCTCTACGAGGCAAATAAAGTGTTAATAGAAAACTACTTTCTGTATCAAAAATGTAATGCGATCGAAAATGCGAAAAAATTGTATTTTGAATGCGATGCGTCGTTTAGAGGTTTTCGACAAACCTGA
- a CDS encoding acetoin dehydrogenase: MKTLAAVLNKINNPLQIEELTIPELKAGQVLVKIAYSGVCHSQLNEVHGLKGEDKFLPHTLGHEGSGVVENVGSSVKKVKPGDHVVLTWIKGMGADVPSALYKRSNGSIVNSGAISTFLTKAVISENRVVKIPDKMPLREAALLGCAIPTGAGIVMNTARVKPSTSVAVFGVGGIGLSALLAAKIANASLIIAIDVLDHKLEQAIQLGATHIINARNQDVLSGIMDITGNRGIDYAIESAGKKESMETAFRSVRNNGGLCVLAGNLPLGEKILIDPFDLIKGKKIIGTWGGETQMDRDIPLYVNMYLAGKLRLDALNTNEYRLEDINSAFDDLEQGKAGRALINMSGE; encoded by the coding sequence ATGAAAACCTTAGCAGCAGTTTTGAACAAAATTAATAATCCCTTACAGATTGAAGAGCTTACAATTCCTGAACTCAAAGCAGGACAGGTTCTAGTTAAGATTGCTTATAGTGGAGTATGTCACTCTCAACTTAATGAGGTTCATGGGTTAAAAGGTGAAGACAAATTTCTTCCCCATACCTTAGGACATGAAGGTTCAGGGGTTGTTGAAAATGTTGGGAGCAGTGTTAAAAAGGTAAAGCCGGGAGACCATGTTGTGCTGACATGGATAAAAGGCATGGGTGCTGATGTTCCGTCTGCTTTATACAAGAGAAGCAATGGCTCAATAGTAAATTCCGGTGCGATATCTACATTTCTGACAAAGGCTGTTATTTCAGAAAATCGTGTTGTAAAAATTCCTGATAAAATGCCTTTACGTGAAGCTGCTCTTCTTGGTTGTGCTATTCCTACAGGTGCAGGAATTGTTATGAATACAGCACGTGTAAAACCTAGTACTAGTGTTGCTGTATTTGGAGTTGGTGGTATTGGTTTAAGTGCTTTATTAGCAGCTAAAATAGCAAATGCTTCCTTAATTATTGCCATAGATGTACTTGATCATAAACTTGAACAGGCTATTCAGTTGGGAGCAACACATATAATTAATGCAAGAAATCAGGATGTCTTATCAGGAATAATGGACATTACAGGTAATCGTGGTATTGATTATGCGATTGAGTCTGCTGGTAAGAAGGAGTCCATGGAAACTGCTTTTCGATCAGTTCGCAATAATGGCGGTCTGTGTGTTCTGGCTGGCAATCTACCACTGGGTGAAAAGATATTAATTGATCCATTTGATCTTATCAAAGGCAAGAAAATTATTGGAACATGGGGAGGGGAGACTCAAATGGATCGAGATATTCCATTGTATGTCAACATGTATCTTGCTGGCAAGCTTAGACTCGATGCTCTCAATACTAATGAGTATAGGTTGGAAGATATAAATAGTGCCTTTGATGATTTGGAGCAGGGTAAGGCAGGAAGGGCATTGATTAATATGTCTGGAGAATAA
- a CDS encoding methyltransferase type 11: MKEINLLDTHPKTVRDYDKRAQEKTPEIVRIAKQFGKDFFDGDRKCGYGGYKYDGRWKSVVKRMKDYYNLPENAAILDIGCGKGFMLHDFKELIPGCIVAGIDVSSYAIENAMPSVKPFLKIWSAEKLPYPDKSFDLVISINSIHNLPLQRLKEALREIQRVCRGNSYITVDAWRNETERENLFKWVLTAETMMHVDDWKKLFDEVGYTGDYWWFIAD; the protein is encoded by the coding sequence ATGAAAGAGATTAATTTGCTTGATACGCATCCAAAAACTGTACGGGATTATGATAAGCGTGCACAGGAGAAAACTCCTGAGATTGTCCGCATTGCTAAACAGTTTGGAAAGGATTTTTTTGATGGTGACCGGAAATGCGGTTATGGGGGATATAAATACGACGGCAGATGGAAGTCTGTTGTAAAGCGTATGAAGGATTATTATAATTTGCCTGAGAATGCCGCTATTCTGGATATTGGGTGTGGAAAAGGCTTTATGTTGCATGACTTCAAAGAGTTGATACCTGGCTGTATTGTTGCTGGAATAGATGTAAGTTCTTATGCTATTGAGAATGCAATGCCTTCAGTTAAACCGTTTCTGAAAATCTGGAGTGCAGAAAAATTACCTTATCCTGATAAGAGCTTTGATTTAGTCATCTCCATTAACTCTATCCATAACCTTCCTCTTCAGCGCCTTAAAGAGGCACTTCGTGAAATCCAGCGTGTTTGCAGAGGCAATAGCTATATTACTGTTGATGCATGGCGAAATGAGACCGAGCGGGAGAATCTTTTCAAATGGGTGCTTACTGCTGAGACTATGATGCATGTTGATGACTGGAAAAAATTATTTGATGAGGTGGGATACACTGGAGATTATTGGTGGTTCATAGCGGATTAA